A window of the Synechococcus sp. JA-3-3Ab genome harbors these coding sequences:
- a CDS encoding RtcB family protein gives MRAPVLIFADEELIREMDDKVAEQASNVTTLPGIVGACYVMPDAHWGYGFPIGGVAAFDAEEGGVISAGGVGFDISCGVRTLRTGLTREEVEEAAEPLANALYASVPVGLGSRSKISLSDKEMEAMLEGGAEWAVAQGYGKKEDLERIEEHGRMRGAMPSEVSAYARERQRREMGTLGSGNHYLEVQVVDEIYDPKAAESFGLKQGEVVITIHCGSRGLGHQIGTEYLKKMQQAAKEHGIELPDRELACAPLKSKVGQSYLGAMRAAINCALANRQIITHWVRQVFAELFPKAELDLIYDVSHNTCKEETHVIEGKKRRLFVHRKGATRAFGPGHPEIPQAFRSIGQPVIIGGSMGTASYILVGTEQSEALSLSSACHGAGRAMSRNQALKAWTGQEIVEQLRRRGVIVRSPSLRGVAEEAPQAYKNVDKVVRAADQAKIAKLVARLRPILCIKG, from the coding sequence ATGCGTGCCCCAGTCTTGATCTTTGCCGATGAGGAGTTAATCCGGGAGATGGACGACAAAGTGGCCGAGCAGGCCAGCAACGTGACCACCTTGCCAGGGATCGTGGGAGCCTGCTACGTGATGCCAGATGCCCACTGGGGCTATGGTTTTCCCATCGGTGGGGTGGCTGCTTTCGATGCGGAAGAAGGGGGGGTGATTTCCGCCGGCGGCGTGGGCTTTGACATCTCCTGCGGCGTGAGAACCTTGCGGACGGGGCTGACGCGCGAAGAAGTGGAGGAAGCGGCAGAACCCTTAGCCAATGCCTTGTATGCGAGCGTACCGGTAGGGCTTGGCAGCCGCAGCAAGATCTCCTTGAGCGACAAAGAGATGGAAGCCATGCTGGAAGGCGGAGCAGAATGGGCTGTGGCTCAAGGCTACGGCAAGAAAGAGGATCTGGAGCGCATCGAAGAACATGGCCGCATGCGGGGAGCAATGCCGAGCGAAGTCTCCGCCTATGCGCGTGAGCGCCAGCGGCGGGAGATGGGGACTCTAGGCTCAGGTAACCACTACCTCGAAGTCCAGGTTGTTGACGAGATCTACGATCCCAAGGCTGCCGAGAGCTTCGGCCTCAAGCAGGGGGAAGTGGTCATTACTATTCACTGCGGCTCCCGGGGCTTGGGTCACCAGATTGGCACGGAGTATTTGAAGAAGATGCAACAGGCGGCTAAAGAGCACGGCATAGAGCTGCCTGACCGCGAGCTGGCGTGTGCGCCCTTGAAGTCCAAAGTGGGGCAAAGCTACCTGGGAGCAATGCGGGCAGCTATCAACTGCGCCTTGGCCAACCGCCAGATCATCACCCACTGGGTGCGCCAGGTATTCGCCGAGCTTTTTCCCAAGGCTGAACTCGACCTTATCTACGACGTCTCCCACAACACCTGTAAGGAGGAGACGCACGTGATAGAGGGGAAAAAACGTCGCCTGTTCGTCCACCGCAAGGGGGCAACGCGCGCTTTTGGGCCTGGCCACCCAGAGATCCCTCAGGCTTTCCGCTCTATCGGTCAGCCGGTCATCATCGGCGGCTCCATGGGCACGGCCTCCTACATTCTGGTCGGCACGGAGCAAAGTGAGGCCCTTTCCCTCTCCTCGGCCTGCCACGGCGCCGGAAGGGCGATGAGTCGCAACCAAGCTCTCAAAGCCTGGACAGGGCAGGAGATCGTCGAACAACTGAGGCGGCGCGGCGTCATCGTCCGCAGCCCTTCTTTGCGGGGGGTAGCCGAAGAAGCGCCCCAGGCCTACAAAAACGTAGATAAAGTTGTGCGCGCTGCCGACCAAGCCAAGATCGCGAAACTCGTAGCGCGCCTAAGACCCATTCTGTGTATCAAGGGCTAG
- a CDS encoding 2OG-Fe(II) oxygenase: MPEGWEKVTDLMRQLQAVQEIAERGYWLTTEELGQVLGLPESRLAILREQPLAYEFPWRNFRCCVVDEQEGIRLWSITPNKAINVHTPTTAPQKQPAVYARVDNFLPRDKNQQLLEYAIANEGRFVPSRNSADDSEYRRSWVLYDFPEFSGVILHYVQMLIPQVLKSLKMEPFPIAYIECQMTAHNHGNYYKVHNDNGSPDAKERELTYVYYFYREPKQFSGGELLIYDSEVRNNMYVKADTYKTYVPANNTIIFFPSYLMHEVLPVTCPSRQFADSRFTVNGWVRRK, translated from the coding sequence ATGCCAGAAGGTTGGGAAAAAGTTACAGATTTAATGCGCCAACTGCAGGCAGTACAAGAGATTGCCGAGAGGGGGTATTGGCTCACCACGGAGGAACTGGGGCAGGTTTTAGGTTTACCAGAGTCCCGCTTGGCAATTCTGCGGGAACAACCCCTCGCCTATGAATTTCCGTGGCGCAACTTCCGCTGTTGTGTAGTTGACGAGCAAGAGGGGATCAGGCTTTGGTCTATCACTCCTAACAAGGCTATCAATGTCCACACCCCCACCACCGCGCCCCAAAAACAGCCTGCGGTCTATGCACGGGTGGATAACTTTTTGCCGCGGGACAAAAACCAACAGTTACTAGAATATGCGATCGCCAACGAAGGGCGGTTTGTCCCTTCCCGAAACTCAGCGGATGACAGTGAATACCGCCGTTCATGGGTGCTGTATGACTTCCCTGAGTTTTCAGGGGTGATTCTCCACTATGTGCAAATGCTAATCCCCCAAGTGCTCAAAAGCCTAAAAATGGAGCCATTTCCCATCGCCTACATCGAATGTCAAATGACAGCGCACAACCACGGCAATTATTACAAAGTGCACAATGACAACGGCAGTCCTGATGCCAAAGAAAGGGAACTGACCTATGTCTATTACTTCTACCGAGAACCCAAGCAGTTTTCTGGGGGGGAACTGCTGATCTACGACTCTGAAGTGCGAAACAATATGTATGTCAAAGCCGACACCTATAAAACCTATGTTCCTGCCAACAACACTATCATTTTCTTTCCCAGCTATCTGATGCACGAAGTTTTACCCGTGACTTGTCCCTCACGGCAGTTTGCCGATAGTAGGTTTACGGTCAACGGCTGGGTACGGCGTAAATAG
- the cas2 gene encoding CRISPR-associated endonuclease Cas2 produces the protein MFLYVVTYDTPCDKRRKKIADLLEGYGKRVQYSVFECVLDKDKFEELKLRLRKRVKPDEDSVRFYPLTSHALDQVEIWGGPPLTAPPHSIVV, from the coding sequence ATGTTTCTTTATGTCGTTACCTACGACACCCCTTGTGATAAGCGCCGCAAGAAAATTGCCGACCTGCTAGAAGGCTACGGCAAGCGCGTGCAATACAGCGTGTTCGAGTGTGTCCTCGACAAGGACAAGTTCGAGGAGCTCAAGCTACGGCTCCGGAAAAGGGTCAAGCCCGATGAGGACAGCGTCCGCTTCTATCCCCTCACCAGCCACGCCCTTGACCAAGTGGAAATCTGGGGTGGGCCCCCCTTAACTGCACCCCCCCACTCGATCGTTGTCTAG
- the csx18 gene encoding CRISPR-associated protein Csx18: MPKKKINAKVLRNLVTAVINGSITLAILLIAPLDLAAVITNTILVAIASFFSGSLTEMVMDLLSSPEIDVEVLPEERQSKTSTSIEPRRGSESLRRDDQ, encoded by the coding sequence ATGCCCAAAAAGAAGATCAATGCCAAAGTTCTCAGAAACCTTGTTACAGCCGTAATCAATGGCTCGATTACACTGGCCATTTTGCTCATTGCTCCCTTGGACCTGGCAGCCGTGATTACCAACACTATTTTGGTTGCCATTGCCAGCTTCTTTTCTGGAAGCTTAACAGAGATGGTTATGGATCTTTTGTCAAGCCCTGAAATTGACGTGGAGGTTTTGCCAGAAGAGCGCCAATCCAAGACCAGCACTTCCATAGAGCCAAGGCGAGGCTCAGAGAGTCTGCGTCGAGATGATCAATAA
- a CDS encoding RAMP superfamily CRISPR-associated protein, whose amino-acid sequence MDPTPRPDPTAGFIEYLRWMRAPLDASKDGTKAELAHQVETTINLGARLKVLNERTQRIASDTFQVTCPWRIRVGGAKGPESMLLPAFDPLGIPYIPSSTLCGVARSQAIRELMQERNLSWEQADKAVAPWFGHLQADEKDRAGKVIFLDAYPVPTRPQRREDPDNSKTGGLAVDIANSIWKWNGKNLDYSPNPNLFFSLKQATFLIGLRKGPGCTDEMLDQVKEWLIQGLEQGVGSQVNTGYGRLIPLGKSLDKSQGEFLRLPFELKGQLIHGRQVVNWRPDKNRYDNRSIAEVRPVAFKNMLRYWFRTFALGVLPVDQVQEWEGQLFGAITPQQKHGWIHVDLLNGKVSRPEPNQRGEAAGQQEGILILSLSGECQNYASQEDQEAVEKLFTNLTWMMFHLGGVGQGARRPCYSRQNRERAPWWRGSTLIPRSEDAFWKLAESVAGFQKLFQKRLGNFFDALKTLTKQAINPDSPRSAGQVQRDKWPQAVDANCRIVVCSGEEDFNKPYALATLHRLGRQDEGRYDKFLCGGVQGGALPSPVWIADLGDYQVVTVFGATADPRKKYLEELKKDADDFQVIWPLR is encoded by the coding sequence TTGGATCCCACGCCCAGGCCGGATCCCACCGCTGGCTTTATTGAATATCTGCGCTGGATGCGAGCGCCGCTTGATGCTTCTAAAGACGGCACCAAAGCGGAGCTGGCGCACCAAGTGGAAACAACGATCAACCTTGGAGCCCGCCTGAAAGTTTTGAATGAGCGCACCCAACGCATTGCCAGCGACACCTTTCAGGTTACTTGTCCCTGGCGAATTCGAGTCGGTGGGGCCAAGGGTCCAGAGAGCATGTTGCTCCCCGCTTTCGATCCCTTAGGGATCCCTTACATTCCCAGCTCCACCCTGTGCGGCGTGGCCCGCTCCCAGGCCATTCGAGAGCTGATGCAGGAGCGCAATTTATCTTGGGAGCAAGCAGACAAAGCCGTAGCTCCTTGGTTTGGGCACCTACAAGCTGACGAAAAAGACAGGGCCGGCAAGGTTATCTTTTTGGATGCCTACCCGGTACCCACTCGGCCCCAACGGCGAGAGGATCCCGATAATTCTAAAACGGGGGGTCTAGCTGTAGATATTGCCAATAGTATCTGGAAATGGAATGGAAAAAATCTTGACTACTCGCCTAACCCTAACTTGTTCTTTTCTCTCAAGCAAGCCACTTTTTTAATTGGCCTGCGCAAAGGCCCCGGCTGCACCGATGAGATGCTGGATCAAGTCAAAGAGTGGCTGATCCAAGGGCTGGAGCAAGGGGTGGGATCCCAGGTGAATACCGGCTACGGTCGGCTGATCCCCTTAGGGAAATCACTGGACAAGAGCCAAGGAGAATTCTTGCGCCTGCCCTTTGAGCTAAAAGGCCAACTCATTCACGGGCGGCAGGTAGTCAACTGGAGGCCCGATAAGAATCGCTACGACAACCGATCCATCGCCGAAGTGCGGCCCGTAGCCTTTAAGAATATGCTGCGCTATTGGTTCCGCACCTTTGCCCTGGGAGTTTTGCCGGTCGATCAGGTGCAGGAGTGGGAAGGGCAACTTTTTGGGGCCATCACTCCCCAGCAAAAACACGGCTGGATCCATGTGGATTTGCTGAACGGCAAAGTCTCTCGGCCGGAGCCCAATCAGCGAGGAGAAGCCGCAGGCCAACAGGAAGGGATCCTCATCTTAAGTCTTTCTGGCGAGTGTCAAAACTATGCTTCCCAGGAAGATCAAGAGGCGGTGGAAAAGCTCTTTACTAACCTCACCTGGATGATGTTCCATCTGGGAGGTGTGGGTCAAGGAGCTAGAAGACCCTGCTACTCCCGCCAGAACCGGGAGCGGGCTCCCTGGTGGCGCGGCTCTACCCTAATTCCCAGGTCGGAGGATGCCTTTTGGAAGCTGGCGGAGTCGGTGGCCGGGTTTCAGAAGCTTTTCCAAAAGCGCCTGGGCAACTTCTTTGACGCTCTCAAGACTCTAACCAAGCAGGCCATTAACCCCGATAGCCCAAGAAGTGCTGGCCAGGTTCAGAGGGATAAATGGCCGCAAGCGGTGGATGCCAACTGCAGGATCGTAGTCTGCAGCGGCGAGGAAGATTTCAACAAACCCTATGCCCTGGCAACTTTGCATCGCTTAGGCCGACAAGATGAAGGCCGGTACGACAAATTCTTGTGCGGGGGTGTACAGGGAGGTGCTCTGCCCTCTCCGGTTTGGATTGCCGATTTGGGTGATTACCAAGTGGTTACCGTTTTTGGGGCAACGGCAGATCCTAGGAAAAAGTATCTTGAGGAGCTCAAGAAAGATGCTGATGATTTTCAAGTAATCTGGCCCTTGAGATAG
- a CDS encoding Uma2 family endonuclease — translation MGVAIPLQAISLQEGSRVVIHSLTWQDCESILEELGEDRHTRIAYYDGTFEIMSPLSKHERLHRIASDIVKALLDAQGRDWEDFGSTTLKKPGRAGVEPDTCFYVNHLELVRGCEGRIDVDQLPPPDLAIESDVTSRTFIEAYRAIGVPEVWILGERSLRIFILQGEDYVESSCSWLFPDFDIPKLVPQLIQRALEIGTSAMLRKFRQTLGNS, via the coding sequence ATGGGCGTCGCGATCCCCCTGCAAGCGATTTCCCTGCAAGAAGGCAGCCGAGTGGTTATTCATTCTCTTACCTGGCAAGACTGCGAGAGCATTCTGGAGGAGCTGGGCGAAGATCGCCACACTCGCATTGCCTACTACGATGGCACTTTTGAGATCATGTCTCCTTTATCCAAACACGAGCGCCTTCATCGCATTGCCAGTGACATTGTAAAGGCTCTCTTAGATGCTCAGGGGAGAGATTGGGAAGACTTTGGCTCAACAACCCTCAAAAAGCCAGGCAGAGCTGGCGTGGAGCCCGACACCTGCTTCTATGTCAATCACCTGGAGTTGGTGCGAGGTTGCGAGGGCAGGATCGATGTCGATCAGTTGCCCCCACCTGATCTGGCCATCGAGTCCGACGTTACTTCCCGAACTTTTATCGAGGCCTATAGAGCCATCGGCGTGCCGGAAGTTTGGATCTTGGGTGAGCGAAGTTTGCGGATCTTTATTCTGCAGGGAGAAGACTACGTAGAATCAAGCTGCAGCTGGCTTTTTCCAGACTTCGACATCCCCAAGCTTGTGCCTCAGCTCATTCAACGGGCCTTAGAGATTGGCACCAGCGCTATGTTGCGCAAATTTCGGCAAACCCTTGGCAATTCCTAA